A region from the Brassica napus cultivar Da-Ae chromosome C8, Da-Ae, whole genome shotgun sequence genome encodes:
- the LOC111203291 gene encoding protein SUPPRESSOR OF npr1-1, CONSTITUTIVE 1-like translates to MANSLSVWKYDAFLSFRGTDVRKKFISHLNDALTEEGIITFHDDRDLERGNPILKGLEEAMNQSRFAIVVVSEDYATSQWCLRELAFMVELAEKKRFDLIPIFYEIDPSALKSRTGCFTKAFEDHEQRFDAETVTKWRKAVAIVANISGWDSKTRIDDSKLIQEVVGDLCERLYSVSEPSDETSEFVGMSLHKKRIESLLSKDDDSDDVDVKMVGVWGMGGRGKTTIAKCVYESLSTHFPSRCFLGNVKDDFHKHGESSSSSSSHLRKQIMSEIFPKSPLNARCVSPEAMKRRLRGKKVLLILDDVDDIQQLKELAGDCKWFGPGSRIIITTRDKRVLDEHSVKHIYEVKPLRTTQALQLFSKHAFKTSRPQAEFRRLCLDIVEQLCGLPLALRVIGASLHGRNTSFWEDKLCILRNSLDKSISTPLKVSYDALDEHEKTVFLYVAGCFNGEYMDRAIMVLDPFVIRSKPRLVTLMEKSLISMSNNTRLWVHDLLQDMAKDITCEGKMKKRKMMWNFLDIKGLFTETMAGGNKDIEVESILLNMAEETGFCVHPETFKRMRELKFLKIHSNLTAAGSKVCIVKDDGFDYLPPLRYLHWEAYTLKSLPAKFETNVLVELNLPDSSVETLWSGSQDLGSLRHMNLNRCRNLTELPDLSKARNLECLCLCDCESLVELPSSLGHLDKLVKLSMLNCKKLKSLPCNIKLKSLKTLSLDGCINIEEFPFVSDVIEELGLRCTSVELVPNSISRLSKLTELRLSHCKRLKNLPDTFGNLTSLKHLTLTCCPNITVFPMLGNGVETVSLNGTLIEEVPSWIGDKVNLTCLDMSECKKLHNLPHSLRNLKNLKLLYLRGCISITEIPQVAGEMRRLDLHGTSIEKYGVLSEEEALVLHNRDMEFLKGFLTRYVRMYKRNRNSR, encoded by the exons ATGGCAAATTCTTTATCTGTGTGGAAGTACGATGCCTTCCTGAGTTTCAGAGGGACAGATGTTCGCAAAAAATTCATCAGCCATCTCAACGATGCTCTCACCGAGGAAGGAATCATAACCTTCCACGACGACAGAGACCTTGAGAGAGGCAATCCAATCTTGAAAGGACTCGAGGAAGCGATGAATCAGTCGAGATTCGCAATCGTCGTGGTTTCCGAGGACTACGCTACATCTCAATGGTGCTTGAGAGAGCTTGCGTTTATGGTCGAGTTAGCTGAGAAGAAACGCTTCGACTTGATCCCTATATTCTATGAAATCGATCCTTCAGCCTTGAAGAGCCGAACCGGTTGTTTTACCAAAGCTTTTGAGGATCATGAGCAGAGGTTTGATGCTGAGACGGTGACAAAGTGGAGAAAGGCTGTGGCTATAGTTGCAAACATATCTGGCTGGGATTCCAAAACCAG GATCGATGACTCAAAGCTTATACAGGAAGTTGTTGGAGATCTTTGTGAGAGGTTATACTCAGTCTCAGAGCCATCAGACGAAACAAGTGAATTTGTAGGGATGAGTCTCCATAAGAAACGCATAGAATCTCTTTTATCAAAGGACGACGACTCTGATGATGTCGATGTCAAAATGGTAGGAGTCTGGGGTATGGGGGGCAGAGGGAAAACAACCATCGCTAAATGTGTCTACGAATCCCTCTCGACTCATTTTCCCAGTCGTTGCTTTCTCGGAAACGTGAAAGATGATTTCCATAAACATggtgaatcatcatcatcatcatcatcccatCTGCGgaagcaaatcatgtctgaaaTTTTCCCCAAAAGCCCCCTGAATGCACGGTGCGTCAGCCCCGAGGCAATGAAGCGGAGGCTACGCGGCAAGAAGGTTCTTCTCATCCTCGATGATGTTGACGACATTCAGCAACTCAAAGAATTGGCTGGAGACTGCAAGTGGTTTGGACCAGGAAGCAGGATCATTATAACCACGCGAGACAAGCGTGTGTTAGATGAGCACTCTGTGAAACACATTTACGAAGTGAAGCCTCTTAGGACCACACAAGCGCTTCAGCTTTTCAGCAAGCATGCCTTCAAAACGAGTCGTCCACAAGCAGAGTTCAGACGACTCTGTTTAGATATTGTGGAGCAGCTTTGCGGTCTTCCTTTAGCGCTTCGGGTCATTGGTGCGTCTCTGCATGGTCGGAATACATCATTTTGGGAAGATAAGCTGTGTATACTGAGAAACAGTCTTGATAAATCTATATCAACGCCGTTAAAAGTAAGTTATGATGCACTGGATGAGCATGAAAAGACTGTGTTTCTTTATGTTGCTGGTTGCTTCAACGGGGAATATATGGATCGAGCGATTATGGTACTAGATCCCTTTGTGATCAGATCCAAACCGAGGTTGGTGACTCTGATGGAGAAGTCTCTGATTAGTATGTCCAACAATACGAGGCTATGGGTTCATGATTTACTTCAAGACATGGCTAAGGATATCACTTGTGAAGGAAAAATGAAGAAGCGTAAGATGATGTGGAACTTTTTGGATATCAAAGGGTTGTTCACTGAAACTATGGCTGGGGGGAATAAAGACATTGAGGTTGAAAGTATATTGCTCAACATGGCTGAAGAAACAGGGTTTTGCGTTCACCCCGAAACGTTTAAGAGGATGCGCGAACTCAAGTTTCTTAAAATTCATAGTAATTTAACTGCTGCGGGGAGCAAAGTGTGTATCGTCAAGGACGACGGTTTTGACTACCTCCCTCCACTAAGATATCTTCACTGGGAGGCTTACACTTTAAAGTCACTGCCTGCAAAGTTTGAGACTAACGTTCTAGTTGAGCTAAACCTCCCTGATAGCTCAGTTGAAACACTATGGAGCGGAAGTCAGGACCTTGGAAGTCTAAGACACATGAACCTTAACAGATGCAGGAATCTGACTGAACTTCCAGACCTTTCAAAGGCAAGGAATCTCGAGTGCTTGTGCCTTTGTGATTGCGAAAGCTTGGTTGAGCTTCCCTCTTCTCTTGGTCATCTTGATAAGTTAGTTAAGCTGTCCATGCTAAACTGCAAGAAACTCAAGAGTCTCCCATGTAACATCAAGTTGAAGTCTCTCAAAACTCTTTCTCTAGACGGATGCATCAATATAGAAGAATTCCCATTTGTTTCCGACGTTATTGAAGAGTTGGGACTGCGCTGCACATCAGTTGAACTAGTGCCAAATTCGATCAGCCGTCTCTCGAAGCTCACGGAGCTTCGGTTGTCACATTGCAAGAGACTGAAGAATCTCCCTGACACCTTCGGGAATTTGACTTCACTCAAGCATCTCACGCTGACTTGCTGTCCCAACATCACAGTGTTTCCAATGCTTGGCAATGGAGTAGAAACTGTGTCCTTGAACGGAACACTGATCGAGGAAGTTCCCTCATGGATAGGGGATAAGGTGAATCTGACGTGTCTTGACATGTCAGAGTGCAAGAAGCTCCATAACCTGCCTCACTCGCTGAGAAACCTGAAAAACCTGAAGCTGCTTTATCTCCGTGGATGCATTAGTATTACTGAGATCCCACAGGTCGCAGGGGAAATGAGAAGATTGGATTTACATGGGACGTCGATAGAGAAATATGGAGTTCTCTCTGAAGAGGAAGCACTTGTGTTGCACAATCGTGATATGGAGTTCTTGAAAGGTTTTCTCACTCGCTATGTCCGGATGTACAAGAGAAACCGCAACTCTAGATAG
- the LOC111203292 gene encoding cyclin-dependent kinase A-1 isoform X2: MCVNRLDLIYAALLLHHHRSAGDDVFPRIRVAFSLVFLILEVMDQYEKVEKIGEGTYGVVYKARDKVTNETIALKKIRLEQEDEGVPSTAIREISLLKEMQHSNIVKLQDVVHSEKRLYLVFEYLDLDLKKHMDSSPDFSKDLHMIKRYVYQILRGIAYCHSHRVLHRDLKPQNLLIDRRTNSLKLADFGLARAFGIPVRTFTHEVVTLWYRAPEILLGSHHYSTPVDIWSVGCIFAEMISQKPLFPGDSEIDQLFKIFRIMGTPTEDTWPRVTSLPDYKSAFPKWKPTELESFVPNLDPNGIDLLSKMLLMDPTKRINARAALEHDYFKDIGVMP; this comes from the exons ATGTGCGTAAATAGGTTGGATCTAATATATGCTGCGTTGCTGCTTCATCATCATAGATCTGCAGGTGACGACGTGTTTCCACGTATTCGTGTTGCTTTCAGCCTAGTTTTTTTAATCTTGGAAGTGATGGATCAG TACGAGAAAGTTGAGAAGATCGGTGAAGGAACTTACGGTGTTGTGTACAAGGCACGAGACAAAGTCACCAATGAGACTATTGCTTTGAAGAAGATCCGCCTCGAGCAGGAGGATGAAGGTGTTCCTAGCACTGCCATTAGAGAAATCTCTCTTCTGAAAGAAATGCAGCACAGCAACATCGTCAA GCTGCAGGATGTAGTGCACAGCGAGAAGCGTTTGTATCTGGTTTTCGAGTATCTTGACTTGGATCTCAAAAAGCACATGGACTCATCTCCTGATTTCTCCAAGGATCTTCATATGATCAAA AGGTATGTTTACCAGATTCTCCGTGGAATCGCGTATTGCCACTCTCACAGGGTTCTCCACCGTGACCTCAAGCCACAGAATTTGTTGATTGATCGCCGCACCAACTCACTAAAGCTTGCTGATTTTGGACTGGCCAGAGCATTCGGTATCCCTGTCAGGACTTTTACTCACGAG GTGGTTACTCTCTGGTACCGAGCACCAGAGATACTCCTAGGGTCTCATCACTACTCTACACCGGTTGATATTTGGTCTGTGGGGTGCATATTTGCCGAGATGATCAGCCAAAAGCCCTTGTTTCCTGGAGACTCCGAGATTGATCAACTCTTCAAGATATTCAG aATCATGGGAACTCCAACCGAAGATACATGGCCTAGGGTAACTTCGCTGCCGGATTATAAATCTGCTTTTCCAAAATGGAAACCAACG GAGTTGGAATCTTTTGTCCCAAACCTGGATCCGAATGGCATAGATCTCCTTTCT AAAATGCTGTTGATGGATCCAACCAAAAGAATCAACGCAAGAGCCGCCCTGGAGCATGATTACTTCAAGGATATTGGTGTCATGCCGTAG
- the LOC111203292 gene encoding cyclin-dependent kinase A-1 isoform X1, with the protein MDQYEKVEKIGEGTYGVVYKARDKVTNETIALKKIRLEQEDEGVPSTAIREISLLKEMQHSNIVKLQDVVHSEKRLYLVFEYLDLDLKKHMDSSPDFSKDLHMIKRYVYQILRGIAYCHSHRVLHRDLKPQNLLIDRRTNSLKLADFGLARAFGIPVRTFTHEVVTLWYRAPEILLGSHHYSTPVDIWSVGCIFAEMISQKPLFPGDSEIDQLFKIFRIMGTPTEDTWPRVTSLPDYKSAFPKWKPTELESFVPNLDPNGIDLLSKMLLMDPTKRINARAALEHDYFKDIGVMP; encoded by the exons ATGGATCAG TACGAGAAAGTTGAGAAGATCGGTGAAGGAACTTACGGTGTTGTGTACAAGGCACGAGACAAAGTCACCAATGAGACTATTGCTTTGAAGAAGATCCGCCTCGAGCAGGAGGATGAAGGTGTTCCTAGCACTGCCATTAGAGAAATCTCTCTTCTGAAAGAAATGCAGCACAGCAACATCGTCAA GCTGCAGGATGTAGTGCACAGCGAGAAGCGTTTGTATCTGGTTTTCGAGTATCTTGACTTGGATCTCAAAAAGCACATGGACTCATCTCCTGATTTCTCCAAGGATCTTCATATGATCAAA AGGTATGTTTACCAGATTCTCCGTGGAATCGCGTATTGCCACTCTCACAGGGTTCTCCACCGTGACCTCAAGCCACAGAATTTGTTGATTGATCGCCGCACCAACTCACTAAAGCTTGCTGATTTTGGACTGGCCAGAGCATTCGGTATCCCTGTCAGGACTTTTACTCACGAG GTGGTTACTCTCTGGTACCGAGCACCAGAGATACTCCTAGGGTCTCATCACTACTCTACACCGGTTGATATTTGGTCTGTGGGGTGCATATTTGCCGAGATGATCAGCCAAAAGCCCTTGTTTCCTGGAGACTCCGAGATTGATCAACTCTTCAAGATATTCAG aATCATGGGAACTCCAACCGAAGATACATGGCCTAGGGTAACTTCGCTGCCGGATTATAAATCTGCTTTTCCAAAATGGAAACCAACG GAGTTGGAATCTTTTGTCCCAAACCTGGATCCGAATGGCATAGATCTCCTTTCT AAAATGCTGTTGATGGATCCAACCAAAAGAATCAACGCAAGAGCCGCCCTGGAGCATGATTACTTCAAGGATATTGGTGTCATGCCGTAG